The following are encoded in a window of Chitinophagaceae bacterium genomic DNA:
- a CDS encoding M20/M25/M40 family metallo-hydrolase — translation MRKQILFAVILFISGNGLFAQSDVDKIRKEGLLNSKVMEIAFHLTDGSGPRLTNSPGFLRAANWAKDELTKMGLVNATLEPWGDFGQGWEQSRCYVAMTAPYYAPIIAIPRAWTGSTPGKKTISSEVVLIRAKDSAELFQKYSGKLKDKIVMVYSRDTLKPSFTSDGERFTDEALDKMVNAKRDSSRRQQANATPEQMAARRQQQSLQRQMENFYKTEKPALVLSINGRGNDGTLFVQNGSSYSKDSTRYFAWVMLSSDDYLRIQRLVEAGQKVELEADVKTKFYNSDIKGYNVIAEIPGTDPVLKNEIVMLGGHLDSWHGATGATDNAAGCAVMMEAIRIIKASGLQPKRTIRIALWSGEEQGLLGSRGYVKNHFADPADMVLKPEHEKVSAYYNLDNGTGKVRGIYLQGNATAGAIFAKWLEPFNDLGAKTVTINNTGGTDHLAFDGVGIPGFQFIQDAIEYDTRTHHTNMDTYDHLVPDDLKQAATIIAAFVYNTAQREEKIPRKELPKPRGNAGRNF, via the coding sequence ATGAGAAAACAAATTCTGTTTGCAGTTATCCTTTTCATTTCCGGCAACGGGCTCTTTGCACAAAGCGATGTTGACAAGATCAGGAAGGAAGGTCTGCTGAACTCCAAAGTAATGGAGATCGCTTTTCACCTCACAGATGGAAGTGGTCCCCGGTTAACGAATTCTCCCGGATTTTTAAGAGCAGCAAACTGGGCCAAAGATGAATTGACCAAAATGGGCCTGGTAAATGCTACCCTGGAACCCTGGGGAGATTTTGGCCAGGGCTGGGAACAGAGCCGCTGTTATGTTGCCATGACGGCTCCTTATTATGCCCCGATCATCGCCATACCGAGGGCATGGACAGGAAGCACTCCCGGTAAAAAGACGATCAGCAGCGAAGTGGTGCTCATCAGGGCGAAAGATTCAGCAGAACTGTTTCAAAAATATTCCGGCAAGCTGAAGGATAAAATCGTGATGGTTTATTCAAGGGACACATTGAAACCGTCATTCACTTCAGACGGGGAGCGTTTTACAGATGAAGCGCTTGATAAAATGGTCAATGCAAAACGGGATAGCAGCCGCCGTCAGCAGGCCAATGCCACTCCCGAACAAATGGCTGCAAGGCGCCAGCAGCAATCATTGCAACGGCAAATGGAAAATTTTTATAAAACCGAAAAACCGGCCCTGGTATTAAGCATCAATGGCCGCGGAAATGACGGAACCCTGTTTGTACAAAACGGCAGTTCGTATTCAAAGGATTCCACCAGGTATTTCGCCTGGGTGATGTTATCGAGCGATGACTATCTAAGGATACAGCGACTGGTTGAAGCAGGGCAGAAAGTGGAACTGGAAGCAGATGTGAAGACAAAATTTTACAACTCCGACATCAAGGGATACAATGTTATTGCTGAAATTCCCGGTACTGACCCGGTACTGAAAAATGAGATCGTTATGCTTGGTGGTCACCTGGATAGCTGGCATGGTGCCACCGGCGCCACCGATAATGCAGCCGGTTGTGCAGTGATGATGGAGGCCATACGGATCATCAAAGCATCCGGGTTGCAGCCCAAACGCACCATCCGCATTGCATTGTGGAGCGGGGAAGAGCAGGGACTATTGGGATCAAGGGGCTATGTGAAAAATCATTTTGCCGACCCGGCCGACATGGTGCTGAAGCCGGAGCATGAAAAAGTATCTGCGTATTATAATTTAGATAACGGAACCGGGAAGGTTCGTGGCATTTATTTGCAGGGCAATGCAACTGCCGGCGCCATCTTTGCCAAATGGCTGGAACCATTTAATGACCTGGGTGCTAAAACAGTAACCATCAATAATACGGGGGGTACTGATCACCTGGCATTTGACGGGGTTGGCATTCCCGGCTTCCAGTTCATCCAGGATGCCATTGAATACGATACCCGTACACACCATACCAACATGGATACGTATGATCACCTGGTGCCGGATGACCTGAAAC